From one Gracilibacillus salinarum genomic stretch:
- a CDS encoding NAD(P)/FAD-dependent oxidoreductase, with translation MKDIYDVTIIGGGPAGLFASFYSGLRDLKTKIIEYQPYLGGKVHVYPEKMIWDVGGQPPISGGDFIKQMVQQAQTFKSTVALNSKVTDIRKEDDGLFVISTNKQTHYSKTVIVAIGGGILNPQKLELDGIDKFEVTNLHYIVPSLQQFKNKRVLISGGGNAAVDWANELEAIAEKVTLVYRSEQLKGHEAEVNKVLSSSVEVHLNTTIEKFVSEHDNDYINKALLYNKKSQKEQWHEIDEVIINHGYVIDRSLFESSSINIALDEYQLIQGNTDSSTNIPGIYAAGDILKHESKLHLIAGCFQDACNAVNKAKQFIDPSSHERAMVSSHNEKFKDKNKELLKTQKILD, from the coding sequence ATGAAAGATATCTATGACGTCACGATAATCGGCGGTGGTCCTGCAGGATTGTTTGCTTCTTTTTACAGCGGTCTGCGCGACTTAAAAACAAAAATAATTGAATACCAGCCATATTTAGGTGGTAAGGTACATGTTTATCCTGAGAAGATGATTTGGGATGTAGGAGGGCAACCTCCTATCAGCGGCGGTGATTTTATTAAGCAGATGGTTCAACAAGCACAAACCTTCAAGTCAACTGTCGCATTAAATTCGAAAGTTACCGACATTCGTAAAGAAGATGACGGTCTATTCGTCATAAGCACCAATAAACAAACACATTATTCTAAAACAGTTATCGTTGCGATTGGCGGAGGGATACTAAATCCGCAAAAACTGGAATTGGATGGAATCGATAAGTTCGAAGTAACAAATCTCCATTACATAGTTCCTTCTTTACAGCAATTTAAAAACAAACGAGTGCTGATTTCAGGCGGGGGTAATGCAGCGGTGGATTGGGCAAATGAATTAGAAGCAATTGCTGAAAAAGTCACTCTCGTATACCGAAGCGAGCAATTAAAAGGACATGAGGCAGAAGTTAACAAAGTCCTGTCCAGTTCTGTCGAAGTTCATTTAAACACGACAATTGAAAAGTTTGTAAGCGAACATGACAATGACTATATCAATAAGGCATTATTGTACAATAAAAAAAGCCAAAAAGAGCAATGGCATGAAATCGACGAAGTAATCATAAACCACGGATATGTCATTGATCGTTCCCTGTTTGAAAGTAGTTCGATCAATATCGCGTTGGATGAATACCAATTAATTCAAGGTAATACGGACAGTTCCACGAACATTCCCGGTATCTATGCTGCTGGAGATATACTTAAACATGAGAGTAAATTACATTTAATTGCTGGATGCTTCCAGGACGCTTGTAATGCAGTCAATAAAGCAAAACAATTTATTGATCCATCTTCCCATGAAAGAGCCATGGTATCCTCTCATAACGAGAAGTTTAAAGATAAAAATAAAGAGCTTCTGAAAACACAAAAAATACTTGACTAA